The following are encoded in a window of Drosophila simulans strain w501 chromosome 3L, Prin_Dsim_3.1, whole genome shotgun sequence genomic DNA:
- the LOC6738048 gene encoding ATP-dependent DNA helicase Q5 isoform X2 produces the protein MAHESAVHEALKKHFGHSKFKSDLQEKAVKCAVKKKQDVYVSMPTGSGKSLCFQLPGLMSENQITIVFSPLLALIKDQIDHLTKLKVPADSLNSKMSTKERDRVIMDLKAVRTNLKFLYITPEQAATKFFQDLLHTLHKHKKLAYFAVDEAHCVSQWGHDFRPDYLKLGELRSTYSDVIWLALTATASREVKEDIYKQLRLHQPVAQFSTPSFRKNLFYDIVYKNSIEDDFQHLADFARHCLGDPKEFKDTPKPQRGCGIVYCRTRDQVERMAIGVTKQGIGAVAYHAGLKTGERTEVQEAWMRGDQPIICATNSFGMGVDKPSVRFVIHWDVPQNVAAYYQESGRAGRDGLQSYCRLYYGREDVRSIRFLLQNDAHRARGRGDKELLTERAIKQFEKITEFCERTTCRHKLFSDFFGDPTPDCNGQCDVCKRPKKAEKALEMFHRLCMDDAFKSHISLQDCADLYEDILDRDYYPSRSGYRDLWT, from the exons ATGGCGCATGAGAGCGCTGTGCACGAGGCGCTCAAAAAGCATTTCGGCCACTCGAAATTTAAGTCGGATCTACAGGAAAAAGCCGTGAAGTGCGCTGTCAAAA AAAAGCAGGATGTGTATGTGTCGATGCCCACGGGCTCGGGTAAATCCCTGTGCTTCCAATTGCCTGGTTTGATGTCAGAGAATCAAATAACCATTGTTTTTTCTCCACTTCTGGCTTTGATCAAGGATCAAATAGATCACTTGACTAAACTAAAAGTGCCGGCGGATTCTTTGAACTCCAAGATGAGCACCAAAGAAAGGGATCGTGTTATAATGGACTTAAAGGCCGTGAGGACCAACCTGAAGTTTCTCTATATAACGCCGGAACAGGCCGCCACCAAGTTTTTCCAAGACCTGCTGCATACTCTCCATAAACACAAAAAGCTTGCCTACTTTGCAGTCGACGAGGCGCATTGCGTTAGCCAATGGGGACATGACTTCAGACCGGACTATCTAAAGCTGGGGGAGCTGCGTTCCACATATTCCGACGTCATCTGGTTGGCCTTAACTGCCACAGCTTCTAGGGAAGTCAAGGAGGATATTTATAAGCAGTTGCGCCTCCACCAACCCGTTGCTCAATTTAGCACTCCTAGCTTCAGGAAAAACCTCTTCTACGACATTGTTTACAAGAATTCAATCGAAGATGACTTTCAGCACCTGGCAGATTTCGCCAGACACTGCCTGGGCGATCCGAAGGAGTTTAAGGATACACCCAAGCCACAAAGAGGCTGCGGAATCGTATATTGCCGGACTCGAGACCAAGTGGAGCGCATGGCGATAGGAGTAACTAAACAGGGAATCGGAGCAGTGGCCTATCATGCTGGTCTGAAAACAGGAGAACGTACAGAAGTCCAGGAAGCGTGGATGCGTGGTGATCAGCCCATTATATGCGCAACTAATAGTTTTGGAATGGGTGTGGACAAACCAAGTGTGCGCTTCGTTATCCACTGGGATGTACCCCAAAATGTGGCTGCTTATTATCAAGAATCAGGTCGCGCTGGACGCGATGGCTTGCAGTCATATTGTAGATTATACTACGGACGCGAAGACGTCCGGAGCATACGTTTCCTTCTTCAAAACGATGCCCACAGAGCTAGGGGTCGTGGTGACAAAGAGCTGCTTACGGAGAGAGCtatcaaacaatttgaaaagaTCACGGAATTCTGCGAGCGAACAACCTGCAGGCATAAACTCTTTTCGGATTTCTTTGGAGATCCAACTCCAGATTGTAATGGGCAATGCGATGTCTGCAAGCGTCCCAAGAAAGCGGAAAAAGCACTGGAGATGTTCCATCGATTATGTATGGATGATGCCTTTAAGTCGCATATTTCGCTACAGGATTGCGCAGATCTGTATGAGG aTATTCTTGACCGGGATTACTATCCGAGTCGATCTGGATATCGAGATCTATGGACTTAG
- the LOC6738048 gene encoding ATP-dependent DNA helicase Q5 isoform X3, with translation MAHESAVHEALKKHFGHSKFKSDLQEKAVKCAVKKKQDVYVSMPTGSGKSLCFQLPGLMSENQITIVFSPLLALIKDQIDHLTKLKVPADSLNSKMSTKERDRVIMDLKAVRTNLKFLYITPEQAATKFFQDLLHTLHKHKKLAYFAVDEAHCVSQWGHDFRPDYLKLGELRSTYSDVIWLALTATASREVKEDIYKQLRLHQPVAQFSTPSFRKNLFYDIVYKNSIEDDFQHLADFARHCLGDPKEFKDTPKPQRGCGIVYCRTRDQVERMAIGVTKQGIGAVAYHAGLKTGERTEVQEAWMRGDQPIICATNSFGMGVDKPSVRFVIHWDVPQNVAAYYQESGRAGRDGLQSYCRLYYGREDVRSIRFLLQNDAHRARGRGDKELLTERAIKQFEKITEFCERTTCRHKLFSDFFGDPTPDCNGQCDVCKRPKKAEKALEMFHRLCMDDAFKSHISLQDCADLYEV, from the exons ATGGCGCATGAGAGCGCTGTGCACGAGGCGCTCAAAAAGCATTTCGGCCACTCGAAATTTAAGTCGGATCTACAGGAAAAAGCCGTGAAGTGCGCTGTCAAAA AAAAGCAGGATGTGTATGTGTCGATGCCCACGGGCTCGGGTAAATCCCTGTGCTTCCAATTGCCTGGTTTGATGTCAGAGAATCAAATAACCATTGTTTTTTCTCCACTTCTGGCTTTGATCAAGGATCAAATAGATCACTTGACTAAACTAAAAGTGCCGGCGGATTCTTTGAACTCCAAGATGAGCACCAAAGAAAGGGATCGTGTTATAATGGACTTAAAGGCCGTGAGGACCAACCTGAAGTTTCTCTATATAACGCCGGAACAGGCCGCCACCAAGTTTTTCCAAGACCTGCTGCATACTCTCCATAAACACAAAAAGCTTGCCTACTTTGCAGTCGACGAGGCGCATTGCGTTAGCCAATGGGGACATGACTTCAGACCGGACTATCTAAAGCTGGGGGAGCTGCGTTCCACATATTCCGACGTCATCTGGTTGGCCTTAACTGCCACAGCTTCTAGGGAAGTCAAGGAGGATATTTATAAGCAGTTGCGCCTCCACCAACCCGTTGCTCAATTTAGCACTCCTAGCTTCAGGAAAAACCTCTTCTACGACATTGTTTACAAGAATTCAATCGAAGATGACTTTCAGCACCTGGCAGATTTCGCCAGACACTGCCTGGGCGATCCGAAGGAGTTTAAGGATACACCCAAGCCACAAAGAGGCTGCGGAATCGTATATTGCCGGACTCGAGACCAAGTGGAGCGCATGGCGATAGGAGTAACTAAACAGGGAATCGGAGCAGTGGCCTATCATGCTGGTCTGAAAACAGGAGAACGTACAGAAGTCCAGGAAGCGTGGATGCGTGGTGATCAGCCCATTATATGCGCAACTAATAGTTTTGGAATGGGTGTGGACAAACCAAGTGTGCGCTTCGTTATCCACTGGGATGTACCCCAAAATGTGGCTGCTTATTATCAAGAATCAGGTCGCGCTGGACGCGATGGCTTGCAGTCATATTGTAGATTATACTACGGACGCGAAGACGTCCGGAGCATACGTTTCCTTCTTCAAAACGATGCCCACAGAGCTAGGGGTCGTGGTGACAAAGAGCTGCTTACGGAGAGAGCtatcaaacaatttgaaaagaTCACGGAATTCTGCGAGCGAACAACCTGCAGGCATAAACTCTTTTCGGATTTCTTTGGAGATCCAACTCCAGATTGTAATGGGCAATGCGATGTCTGCAAGCGTCCCAAGAAAGCGGAAAAAGCACTGGAGATGTTCCATCGATTATGTATGGATGATGCCTTTAAGTCGCATATTTCGCTACAGGATTGCGCAGATCTGTATGAGG tatag